The Bacteroidales bacterium genome contains a region encoding:
- a CDS encoding T9SS type A sorting domain-containing protein has product MCGTLATNTITITVTTEVLVGTIGMDQAICYAAAPALLTTITGPSAGVVVNSQNWMKSEDAVEWSDISTATSDTYQSGVLNNTMYFRKKMVTAGNGTIYTNIITITVNPAFDPGTIGSDQSVCKTFAAAPITTTVLPTGQSIQNLWQISDNNASWTDITGSTNDYYDAGVLTVSKFFRKKVTSACGTGYTNSVKITVNDELQGGTIGNDQSITYNTSPSALTGTLPTGGTGTFTYQWYYSVNNIDWQIVISGGDGKDYQPGVLSQKTYFKRKVTDGSCGEKYSNILTITVFDSILPGVVSEAQSICYNTVPALLSGTSPGGGTGQYSYQWQYSLQGVTWIDIASEVGISYRPDALKVNTYYRRAVTSGNSTVYSNFVMIKVFDQISLPTTDLKTSYCKGSTVNINVVNPAYLSYKWFDSGHAYLMDGTKYTLSDITTGNTVYVKSLDLNGCLSDYLEQKISIDIVKADFTQDITTVTLGDAIKFTNTSVNASSYSWNFFEGDIITEHSPVHYYNTLGVNSKKFSVQLTIKSEGGCSDSVLKDEIITVVNPVTGIEKNKEITFSCYPNPVSEILSLTSNERIKTVKIFNISGKIIESLIFDSEAVAIDFSSLKSDIYILEINGFRNSKKNIKIIKK; this is encoded by the coding sequence ATGTGTGGTACTTTAGCAACCAACACGATAACAATAACCGTTACCACAGAGGTTTTGGTTGGTACAATAGGCATGGATCAAGCTATTTGTTACGCAGCAGCTCCGGCACTTCTTACCACTATTACTGGTCCCTCTGCTGGTGTAGTTGTAAATAGTCAAAATTGGATGAAATCAGAAGATGCAGTAGAATGGAGCGATATAAGTACAGCTACTTCAGACACCTACCAAAGTGGTGTCTTAAATAATACTATGTACTTCCGCAAGAAGATGGTGACTGCAGGTAATGGGACAATTTACACTAATATTATTACCATTACAGTTAACCCCGCTTTCGATCCAGGAACAATTGGAAGCGATCAGTCAGTTTGTAAAACTTTTGCTGCAGCTCCGATTACAACTACAGTTTTGCCTACTGGCCAATCTATACAAAACCTATGGCAAATATCAGATAATAATGCAAGTTGGACCGACATAACAGGATCAACAAATGACTATTACGATGCCGGAGTTCTTACAGTTTCAAAATTCTTCCGGAAAAAGGTAACCAGTGCCTGTGGCACTGGTTACACGAACAGCGTTAAAATCACTGTTAATGATGAGCTTCAGGGAGGGACAATCGGAAACGATCAGTCAATAACTTATAATACATCGCCTTCTGCTTTAACAGGAACGCTTCCAACTGGAGGAACCGGTACTTTCACTTACCAGTGGTACTACTCTGTAAATAATATCGACTGGCAGATAGTAATTTCAGGGGGTGATGGGAAAGATTACCAACCCGGGGTACTTTCACAAAAAACATACTTTAAACGGAAGGTAACTGACGGATCTTGCGGGGAGAAATACAGCAACATATTAACTATTACTGTATTTGATAGTATTTTGCCGGGAGTCGTTAGTGAGGCTCAAAGTATCTGTTATAATACTGTCCCCGCCCTTCTTTCCGGGACAAGCCCGGGGGGAGGAACCGGTCAGTACTCTTATCAATGGCAGTATTCTCTGCAAGGTGTTACCTGGATTGATATCGCCTCAGAAGTAGGGATATCTTACAGACCTGATGCATTAAAAGTTAACACTTATTACAGGAGAGCTGTCACAAGTGGTAACAGTACAGTTTATTCAAACTTCGTAATGATTAAGGTGTTTGATCAGATAAGCCTTCCAACAACAGATCTTAAAACAAGCTATTGTAAAGGTTCTACGGTTAACATTAATGTTGTTAACCCTGCTTACCTGAGCTACAAATGGTTTGATTCCGGGCACGCTTATTTAATGGATGGTACAAAATACACTTTAAGCGACATTACCACTGGTAATACTGTTTACGTCAAGAGCCTTGATCTAAACGGTTGCTTAAGCGATTATCTTGAACAGAAAATTTCCATTGATATTGTTAAGGCTGATTTCACTCAGGACATAACTACTGTTACACTTGGTGATGCAATTAAGTTTACAAATACAAGCGTTAACGCCAGTAGTTATTCCTGGAACTTCTTTGAGGGCGATATTATAACTGAACACAGCCCGGTACACTATTACAACACTCTTGGTGTTAATTCCAAAAAATTCAGTGTTCAGTTAACTATCAAAAGTGAGGGAGGATGCAGTGATTCAGTTTTGAAAGATGAAATAATTACAGTCGTTAATCCTGTCACTGGCATCGAGAAAAATAAGGAAATTACGTTCTCCTGCTATCCTAATCCGGTAAGCGAAATACTTTCACTTACAAGCAACGAAAGAATAAAAACCGTTAAGATTTTCAATATTTCAGGTAAGATAATCGAGTCTCTTATTTTTGACAGCGAGGCTGTCGCAATTGATTTCAGTTCTCTGAAATCAGATATTTATATTCTGGAAATCAATGGGTTCAGAAATTCTAAGAAAAATATCAAAATCATAAAAAAATGA